One Streptomyces sp. V4I8 genomic window carries:
- a CDS encoding type Z 30S ribosomal protein S14: MAKKALIAKAARKPKFGVRGYTRCQRCGRPHSVYRKFGLCRVCLREMAHRGELPGVTKSSW; this comes from the coding sequence ATGGCGAAGAAGGCTCTGATTGCCAAGGCTGCTCGCAAGCCCAAGTTCGGTGTGCGTGGCTACACGCGCTGCCAGCGCTGCGGCCGTCCGCACTCCGTGTACCGCAAGTTCGGCCTGTGCCGCGTGTGCCTTCGTGAGATGGCTCACCGTGGCGAGCTGCCGGGCGTGACCAAGAGCTCCTGGTAA
- the rpsH gene encoding 30S ribosomal protein S8 has product MTMTDPIADMLTRLRNANSAYHDSVTMPASKIKSHIAEILQQEGFITGWKVEDAEVGKNLVLELKFGPNRERSIAGIKRISKPGLRVYAKSTNLPKVLGGLGVAIISTSHGLLTDKQAGKKGVGGEVLAYVW; this is encoded by the coding sequence ATGACCATGACTGATCCGATCGCAGACATGCTTACGCGTCTGCGGAACGCGAACTCGGCATACCACGACTCCGTGACGATGCCGGCATCGAAGATCAAGTCGCACATCGCGGAGATCCTCCAGCAGGAGGGCTTCATCACGGGCTGGAAGGTCGAGGACGCCGAGGTCGGCAAGAACCTCGTCCTGGAGCTGAAGTTCGGCCCCAACCGTGAGCGCTCCATCGCGGGCATCAAGCGGATCTCCAAGCCCGGTCTCCGGGTTTACGCGAAGTCCACCAACCTGCCCAAGGTCCTCGGTGGCCTCGGCGTGGCGATCATCTCCACGTCGCACGGTCTCCTGACCGACAAGCAGGCCGGCAAGAAGGGCGTGGGTGGGGAAGTCCTCGCCTACGTCTGGTAG
- the rplF gene encoding 50S ribosomal protein L6 gives MSRIGKLPITVPAGVDVTIDGRTVSVKGPKGTLTHTVAAPIDIAKGEDGVLNVTRPNDERQNKALHGLSRTLVANMITGVTQGYVKKLEISGVGYRVTAKGSNLEFALGYSHPITVEAPEGITFKVEAPTRFSVEGIDKQKVGEVAANIRKLRKPDPYKAKGVKYEGEVIRRKVGKAGK, from the coding sequence ATGTCGCGTATTGGCAAGCTCCCCATCACGGTTCCCGCCGGCGTGGACGTCACCATCGACGGCCGTACGGTTTCGGTCAAGGGCCCCAAGGGCACGCTGACCCACACCGTTGCCGCGCCGATCGACATCGCCAAGGGTGAGGACGGCGTTCTCAACGTCACCCGCCCCAACGACGAGCGTCAGAACAAGGCCCTGCACGGCCTGTCCCGCACGCTGGTGGCGAACATGATCACCGGCGTGACCCAGGGTTACGTGAAGAAGCTCGAGATCAGCGGTGTCGGTTACCGCGTGACGGCCAAGGGTTCGAACCTCGAGTTCGCGCTCGGCTACAGCCACCCGATCACCGTCGAGGCCCCCGAGGGCATCACCTTCAAGGTGGAGGCCCCGACCCGGTTCTCGGTCGAGGGCATCGACAAGCAGAAGGTCGGCGAGGTTGCGGCCAACATCCGCAAGCTGCGCAAGCCCGACCCGTACAAGGCCAAGGGCGTCAAGTACGAGGGCGAAGTCATCCGCCGCAAGGTCGGAAAGGCGGGTAAGTAA